The following DNA comes from Acidimicrobiia bacterium.
GGCGGCGATGGCGTCGACCTCGGCGCCCCGAGCCCGAAACAGCCGCTCCACCTCGTCCTGGGTCGGTGGCTGGCCGCCGAGCGAACGCTCGAGGATGCCGCGCAGATCCGGGTCGAGGTGGCCGAGTCCGTCGGGTGCCGCTGCCGACATCCAAGCAGCGTCCGACCACTCGGCCGAGTAGCGTCGCGGTGGCATCGGCGCCGGCTCGTCCTTGCCCGGTGCCCAGGAGTAGCCGGACCGAGCCGCTCCCGACCCGTCCACCAGGTGCAGCCACGCGGTGAACACCTCTGCGGCGAGCGCCGAGCGAGCATCGTCGACGGAAACCCCCACGGGGAAGGCGGTCCGCTCGACCAGCCGTCCGCCGAGGGCATCTCGCAGCTCACCGATGCGCTCGGTGTCCCAGTCACGCAGCACCAGATCCCCGGCGCCGGCAGCCACTGCCTGGACCGCATCGTCGACGCTGTCGACCAGGACCGATACCACGGCCTCCACGCCGGGGGTCGACACCAGTTCGGCGGCGTGGTCGACGGTGCTGCGGCCGGTGCGCAGGTAGGCGGCTCCGCTGCGGGTGAGGGCGTCGAGTACCGCTTCGTCGGCGCCGTCGTCGAGGACGGTGATCCGCCAGCCGGGACCGTCCACGGCGAGGGCGTCGGCGGGCCTCACCACCCAGGCTGCGGCATCGTCGCCCCCGGAGGTGGCCACGGTGAGCAGATCGGCGGCGAGGGCCGGCGAGCCGTCCTGACCGGGTTGGAGCTCGACCACGGTCGTGCCCTCGGCCCGGCGAGCCTCGAGCCAACCGGGGCCGAGGGCTGCGGACGGGCGCATGCGTACGAAGGAGATCACACGGCCTCCATGCGGGGGGCGAGAGCGTACCCCTCACCATCGACGGCGGCACGCACCGCCGGCATGAGCGTCGGGTCGATCCACCGGTCGTCGATGAACTCCGGGTAGACGGGCAGGCGAGGGCGCAGCTCGAAACCGGCGGCGGACGTCCGCTCCTCCAGCTCGTCGAGATGTGGCCAGGGTGCCTCCGGGTTGACCCAGTCGATGGTGAGCGGGGAGACGCCGCCCCAGTCGTTGATGCCGGCGTCGAGGTAGACCTCGAAGCGTTCGGTCAGGTTCGGCGGTACCTGCAGGTTCATCCCGGGACCCAGGATCCAGCGCGCCGCCGCCACCACCCGGGCCACGAACTGAACGGTGGGCTCGGCGTCGCGCCGCTTCGGCGTGTCCGCCTTGGCGCGGAAGTTCTGCACGATCACCTCTTGCACCGCCCCGGTCTCGGCGGCGAGGGAGGCAAGGGCGAACAGGCTGTCGACGAGCTCCTCGGGAGTCTCACCGATCCCTACCAGCACGCCGGTGGTGAACGGGACCCGTGCCCGGCCAGCAGCGCGGATCGTCTCCACTCGAAGCGCCGGGTCCTTGTCGGGGCAGTCGTAGTGGGGCATCCCGGGCTCCATGAGCCGGCGAGAGATGTTCTCGAGCATGAGTCCCATCGACACGTTGGATGGCCGCAGCGCCCGCATGTCCTCCTCGGTGAGGAGGCCCGGGTTGGCGTGGGGGAACACGGCGGTCCGGGACGCGACGGCTTCGGTGTTCATGCGGACGTACTCGATGGTGCTCGCGCAGCCATGCCGATCCAGGAAGGCCCGGGCTTGCGCCCAGCGATCCTCCGGCCGGTCGCCGAGGGTGAACAGCGCCTCGGTGCAACCGTGGGACTCACCGGCGAGGGCGATCGCCATGACGTCCTCGGGCTCGAGGTACTCCCCGCCGGCACCGGGAGGCTTGGCGAAAGTGCAATAGGTGCAGCGGTCCCGACACAGGGTGGTCAGCGGAACGAAGACCTTGCGCGAGTAGGTGATCAACCTCCCCTTGCCCTCGTCGCGCAGCCGACGCGCCTCGGCGAAGAGCCC
Coding sequences within:
- the cofG gene encoding 7,8-didemethyl-8-hydroxy-5-deazariboflavin synthase CofG gives rise to the protein MAFPAPDPELASRLVRGHGDVDGLFAEARRLRDEGKGRLITYSRKVFVPLTTLCRDRCTYCTFAKPPGAGGEYLEPEDVMAIALAGESHGCTEALFTLGDRPEDRWAQARAFLDRHGCASTIEYVRMNTEAVASRTAVFPHANPGLLTEEDMRALRPSNVSMGLMLENISRRLMEPGMPHYDCPDKDPALRVETIRAAGRARVPFTTGVLVGIGETPEELVDSLFALASLAAETGAVQEVIVQNFRAKADTPKRRDAEPTVQFVARVVAAARWILGPGMNLQVPPNLTERFEVYLDAGINDWGGVSPLTIDWVNPEAPWPHLDELEERTSAAGFELRPRLPVYPEFIDDRWIDPTLMPAVRAAVDGEGYALAPRMEAV